The genome window CGATCCCGGAGTCGTACGAGCGGTACCTCATCAACGGGTTCCGCAAGGCGTGGTCGTTCGAGGGTTCGCCGCTGCGCCTGAAGTTCAAGCGCCGCTCGGGGCGGAATCCTTGACCTCCGGGCAGATGGCCGCGCTGATCGCCTCCTACCTCCTGGGCGCGATTCCGACGAGTTACATCGCCGGGCGGCTCTTCAAGGGGATCGACCTGCGCCAGCATGGCAGCAAGAACCTCGGCGCCACGAACGTCTATCGCATCATGGGGTGGCGGTACGCGATCCCGGTCGGGATCTTCGACGTGGCCAAGGGGGCGGTCCCGGTGCTGATCATCGGACCGGCGGTGAGCGTGGTGGGCTGGTTCCCGCTGGTCTGCGGCGTGATGGCCGTGGTGGGGCACGTCTTCTCGGTGTTCGTGGGCTTCAAGGGGGGCAAGGGTGTGGCGACCAGCGCCGGCGTCGTGCTCGGCCTCGCGCCGATGGCGGTCGGCATCTGTCTCGTCCTCTGGGCCCTGATCGTCTGGATGTCCGGGTATGTGTCGCTCGGTTCGGTGATCGCGACCGGGGTCTTCCCGCTGCTGGTGTGGGTGCTGTATCCCGCGCGCCGCGAGAGCATCTGGCTGTATGTGGCGCTCGCCGCGGTGATCATCTGGATGCACCGGTCCAACATCCGGCGGTTGATGGCCGGGACGGAGAATCGATTCGGGCGGCATGCGAATGGGTCAGGTTCGGCATGACGCGCATCGGCGTACTCGGCGCGGGAAGCTGGGGGACGACCCTGGCCGACCTGCTGGCCCGCAAGGGCCATGCGGTCCGGCTCTGGGCCTATGAGGGCGAAGTGGTGGAGAGCATCAACACCCGCCATCAGAACGCGCTCTTTCTCGCCGGGCGAACCCTCGACCCGCGCCTGGTTGCCTGCAGTGACCCGTTCGAGGCGGTGGAGGGCGCGCCGATCATCCTGTCCGCCGCGCCGAGCCACGTGGTGCGGGCGGTCACCGCCCCGTTGCATCCGGGAGTGGCGGGTGACGCGATCGTGGTGAGCGCCACCAAGGGGATCGAGGCGCCCGGGCTGCTCCTGCCGCACGAGGTGCTCGCGGAGACTCTCCCGGGTCGGCCCTTCGTGGCGCTGTCCGGCCCGAGCTTCGCCGCCGAGGTCCAGGAAGGGCAGCCGACGGCGGTGGTGGCGGCCGCGCTGGATCCCGCGGTGGCCGCCGTGGTGCAGGAGACGTTCTCGACGCCCAGGTTCCGGGTGTACTCGAACGACGACCTGGTCGGCGTTGAGTTGTGCGGCGCGCTGAAGAACGTGATCGCGATCGCGGCGGGGATCCTGGAGGGGCTCGGGCTGGGCAACAATCCGCGCGCGGCCCTGATCACGCGCGGGCTCGCGGAAATGACGCGGCTGGGTCTGGCCATGGGCGCCCAGTCGATGACGTTCGCCGGCCTCGCAGGGATGGGCGACCTGATCCTGACCGCGACCGGCGGGCTCAGCCGGAACCGCGCACTCGGGATGGCGCTGGCCAAGGGCGAACGCCTGGCGGAATACACGGCGACCCACCGCACGGTGGCCGAGGGCGTGAACACCGCCCGTTCGGCGGTGGCACTGGCGGCGCGGCATGATGTGGAACTGCCGATCACGGAGCAGGTGGCGGCCATCCTCTTCGACGGCAAGGAGCCGCGGCAGGCGGTGGCCGACCTGATGGAACGGACCCTCAAGGCGGAGCAGTGGCGGTGACACAACCGCGGCCAACCCAGGAGTTCTTCTCGATTGGCGAAGTATGCGCGCTGACCGATCTCAAGCCGCACGTCCTGCGGTATTGGGAAAGCCAGTTCCGCTTCCTCAATCCGGCGAAGAACCGATCCGGCAATCGTGTCTACAAGAGCCGCGAAGTCGAACTCATCATGCTGGTCAAGCACCTTCTCTACAGCGAGAAGTACACCATCGAGGGGGCGCGCCAGAAGATCGAGCAGTACCGTCGCACCGGGGAGTTGCGCGGCACGGCCCGTCGCGCGATGGGCTCGGAGACGGTCCGTGAACTGCGCCAGGAAGTCGAGGAAGTGCTCAAGGTGCTCGAGGGCGGTCACGACGGCAAAGGCGCCGGGTGATGCATATCCTCGTCAGCAACGATGACGGCATCCTGGCGCCCGGGATCGGCTTGCTTGCGGACGCCTGTCGCAGTGTCGGGCATGTCACGGTGGTGGCGCCGGACCGCGAGCAGAGCGGGACCAGTCACTCGCTGACGCTGCATCGTCCACTGCGTGCGGCGCTGCGGCCCGACGGCGCGTACCAGGTGGACGGGACGCCCACGGACTGCGTGCTGCTGGCGGTGAACGCCCTCCTGCCCGAGCGGCCCTCCTTCGTCTTCTCCGGCGTCAATCATGGGCCGAACATGGGCGAGGACGTGCTCTATTCGGGCACGGTCGCCGTGGCGATGGAGGCGGTGACCCTGGGGATTCCCGGGATCGCCATCTCGTTCGCCGGGCACGACCCCGAGACGCTCGCCACGTACGGACCGCTCCTGAAGCGACTGGTGCAACAGGTGGTGGCGGTGCCGGCGTTTCCGCCGGACACGCTGCTCAACGTGAACCTCCCCGCGGTGCCCGCGTCGGAGGTCAAGGGCACGATGGTCACGCGGCTCGGCAGCCGGTTCTTCTCGGAATCGCTCACGCGGATGAAGGACCCGTGGGGGCGGGAAATGTTCTGGGTCGGCGGCGGCACGATCACCTGGACGGGCGGGGAAGACTCCGATCACGGCGCGGTGGCGGAGGGGTATGTCTCCGTCACCCCGCTGCACATGGACCTCACGCACTACCCACTGCTGGAAACGGTCAGGGAATGGCGGCTGGCGCTGTAGGGGCGGGAGACAGCTACGGCGGGTATCGCGCGCGCCTGGTCAGCGAGTTGCAGGCCAAGGGGATCCGCGACCTCTCCGTGCTGCGCGCCATTTCGCAGGTGCCGCGCCATCTTTTCGTGCCCGCGAGCGTGCGGCACCGCGCCTACGAGGATTCCGCCCTGCCCATCGGCGGCGGGCAGACCATTTCGCAGCCCTGGGTGCAGGCCCGCTACCTCGAAGTGCTGGAGCTCACCGGGCGCGAGAAGGTGCTCGAGATCGGCACCGGGTCCGGGTACCAGACGGCGCTCCTGGCATTGCTGGCCGATACCGTGTTCAGCATCGAGCGGATCCAGTCGCTCGCCTCCGAAGCGCGCGCCGCGCTCGAAGGGGCCGGTATCCGGAACGTGACCGTGCTCGTCGGCGACGGTACCCTTGGCTGGCGCCCCTTCGCGCCGTACGACGCCATCCTGGTGGCCGCGGCGAGTCCCTCCGTCCCGGCCCCGCTGATCGAACAGCTGGCACCCGGCGGCCGGCTGGTCATCCCGATCGGCGATCGCGATACCCAGGTCCTGCAGTTGCTCCGGAAGGACGGTGACCGGATCGTCACCACGTCCCTCGGCGATGTCCGCTTCGTGCCCCTCCTCGGTGAGTTCGGCTTCCGTCCCTCCACCTCCTGACCGGCTGGTTCATGCTTCATTCCGTCGTCCAGTGGCTCGTCGAGACCGTCTCGGCGCTTGGCTACCCCGGCCTCACCGTGCTGATGGCCATCGAATCGTCCTTCATCCCGCTCCCGAGCGAAGTCGTCATGCCCCCCGCGGGGTACCTCGCGGCGCAGGGCCGCATGGACCCCGTGCTCGCCGTCCTCGCGGGCACACTCGGCAGCGTGCTGGGCGCCCTCTTCAATTACTGGTTTGCCATCGTGGTCGGGGAACCGTTCCTCCGGCGGTACGGGAAGTATTTCCTGGTCAGCGCCGAGCACCTGGACCGGGCGGAAGGCTTCTTCGCCCGCCACGGGGAGATCAGCACCTTCATCGGCCGGCTGGTGCCGGTGGTGCGGCAACTCATTTCGATTCCGGCCGGCATGGCCAGGGT of Gemmatimonadales bacterium contains these proteins:
- the plsY gene encoding glycerol-3-phosphate 1-O-acyltransferase PlsY, translated to MTSGQMAALIASYLLGAIPTSYIAGRLFKGIDLRQHGSKNLGATNVYRIMGWRYAIPVGIFDVAKGAVPVLIIGPAVSVVGWFPLVCGVMAVVGHVFSVFVGFKGGKGVATSAGVVLGLAPMAVGICLVLWALIVWMSGYVSLGSVIATGVFPLLVWVLYPARRESIWLYVALAAVIIWMHRSNIRRLMAGTENRFGRHANGSGSA
- a CDS encoding NAD(P)H-dependent glycerol-3-phosphate dehydrogenase — encoded protein: MTRIGVLGAGSWGTTLADLLARKGHAVRLWAYEGEVVESINTRHQNALFLAGRTLDPRLVACSDPFEAVEGAPIILSAAPSHVVRAVTAPLHPGVAGDAIVVSATKGIEAPGLLLPHEVLAETLPGRPFVALSGPSFAAEVQEGQPTAVVAAALDPAVAAVVQETFSTPRFRVYSNDDLVGVELCGALKNVIAIAAGILEGLGLGNNPRAALITRGLAEMTRLGLAMGAQSMTFAGLAGMGDLILTATGGLSRNRALGMALAKGERLAEYTATHRTVAEGVNTARSAVALAARHDVELPITEQVAAILFDGKEPRQAVADLMERTLKAEQWR
- a CDS encoding MerR family transcriptional regulator — translated: MTQPRPTQEFFSIGEVCALTDLKPHVLRYWESQFRFLNPAKNRSGNRVYKSREVELIMLVKHLLYSEKYTIEGARQKIEQYRRTGELRGTARRAMGSETVRELRQEVEEVLKVLEGGHDGKGAG
- the surE gene encoding 5'/3'-nucleotidase SurE, coding for MHILVSNDDGILAPGIGLLADACRSVGHVTVVAPDREQSGTSHSLTLHRPLRAALRPDGAYQVDGTPTDCVLLAVNALLPERPSFVFSGVNHGPNMGEDVLYSGTVAVAMEAVTLGIPGIAISFAGHDPETLATYGPLLKRLVQQVVAVPAFPPDTLLNVNLPAVPASEVKGTMVTRLGSRFFSESLTRMKDPWGREMFWVGGGTITWTGGEDSDHGAVAEGYVSVTPLHMDLTHYPLLETVREWRLAL
- a CDS encoding protein-L-isoaspartate(D-aspartate) O-methyltransferase produces the protein MAAGAVGAGDSYGGYRARLVSELQAKGIRDLSVLRAISQVPRHLFVPASVRHRAYEDSALPIGGGQTISQPWVQARYLEVLELTGREKVLEIGTGSGYQTALLALLADTVFSIERIQSLASEARAALEGAGIRNVTVLVGDGTLGWRPFAPYDAILVAAASPSVPAPLIEQLAPGGRLVIPIGDRDTQVLQLLRKDGDRIVTTSLGDVRFVPLLGEFGFRPSTS
- a CDS encoding DedA family protein, with the protein product MLHSVVQWLVETVSALGYPGLTVLMAIESSFIPLPSEVVMPPAGYLAAQGRMDPVLAVLAGTLGSVLGALFNYWFAIVVGEPFLRRYGKYFLVSAEHLDRAEGFFARHGEISTFIGRLVPVVRQLISIPAGMARVPLGRFVVFTALGAGIWCTVLVYIGWFVGRHEATLVEGMVRAYSTRAFLYMVPVLILVVIGYVVWHRRRRSSP